The Clostridia bacterium genome contains a region encoding:
- a CDS encoding hydrogenase 4 subunit D, with protein MVWYALGSILLPVLGSSLVLFLPERHVKKVSQFFSLLAFVSGLLLLIAFAVNRVSFTRELVTISGITLYGVTIDSLSALANFMVVFIGWLICTYSAGYMSPDNREHPIKEGIPRFYALMLLFIGSMAGVVFSSTLLGLLFFFEMTGLCSWGLIGFYGDQESRRSALMAIVLTHAAGLGLYVATAYLYVNAGSFSVAALNKLTEAGKTIAFIGILIACWGKSAQFPFQSWLPRAMVAPTPVSAYLHAASMVKVGVYIFARAILATEAVPQVIGQVGAIMAVVTMIYGFLMYFPQDDMKRLLAYSTITQLSYIFLAISISIYGSSMAFNGAVSHIFNHAFAKGLFFLVAGALSYTTGTRQLSILKGILNKLPVVGLGFIAAVMAVTGVPPFNGFFSKFMIIIGGFEIGKHYPLILALIMVAIVESVGSFIWFLKWMGTNVLGTPSDVVATAAKPPWAIKFVLAILMIMTLISQYIALILLS; from the coding sequence ATGGTTTGGTATGCCCTAGGAAGCATCTTGCTGCCGGTATTGGGAAGTTCCCTTGTGCTATTTTTGCCGGAGCGACACGTGAAAAAGGTGAGTCAGTTTTTCTCCCTCTTGGCTTTTGTCAGCGGTTTGCTTTTACTGATCGCTTTTGCGGTCAACCGCGTAAGCTTCACCCGGGAACTGGTGACTATAAGCGGTATCACCTTATATGGTGTAACTATAGATAGTCTCAGCGCCTTGGCCAACTTCATGGTAGTTTTCATCGGCTGGCTGATCTGCACCTACTCGGCCGGGTACATGAGTCCTGACAACAGGGAGCATCCCATTAAAGAAGGGATTCCCAGGTTTTATGCGCTCATGCTGCTTTTTATCGGCTCTATGGCAGGGGTGGTCTTCTCTTCCACGCTCCTCGGGCTCCTGTTCTTCTTTGAAATGACCGGTCTCTGCTCGTGGGGTTTAATCGGATTTTACGGGGATCAAGAATCCCGAAGATCCGCACTCATGGCCATCGTACTCACTCACGCCGCCGGGTTGGGACTCTATGTGGCTACTGCCTATCTTTATGTAAACGCTGGCAGCTTCTCTGTGGCTGCCCTCAATAAACTAACGGAAGCTGGAAAAACCATTGCCTTTATCGGAATCCTGATCGCCTGCTGGGGCAAGTCCGCTCAGTTTCCCTTCCAGTCCTGGCTCCCCCGGGCCATGGTGGCGCCGACACCGGTGAGTGCCTATTTGCATGCCGCTTCGATGGTGAAGGTTGGGGTCTACATTTTTGCCCGAGCCATCCTGGCAACCGAGGCGGTTCCCCAAGTGATCGGCCAGGTCGGGGCCATCATGGCGGTAGTCACCATGATTTACGGTTTTCTCATGTATTTCCCCCAGGATGATATGAAGCGACTGCTCGCCTACTCGACGATCACCCAACTCTCTTATATTTTCCTGGCCATCTCCATTTCTATCTACGGCTCAAGCATGGCCTTTAACGGAGCGGTGTCCCACATATTTAACCACGCTTTTGCTAAGGGGCTGTTCTTCCTGGTTGCAGGTGCGCTATCCTATACCACCGGTACCCGCCAGCTCTCGATACTCAAGGGGATTCTGAATAAACTTCCAGTGGTAGGCTTAGGTTTTATCGCCGCAGTTATGGCCGTTACGGGCGTTCCTCCCTTCAATGGTTTTTTCAGCAAATTCATGATCATAATTGGCGGTTTTGAGATTGGTAAGCACTATCCGCTGATCCTTGCCCTGATTATGGTTGCAATTGTTGAATCTGTTGGAAGTTTCATCTGGTTCCTGAAGTGGATGGGCACAAACGTCTTGGGTACACCCTCGGATGTAGTTGCCACTGCGGCTAAACCTCCTTGGGCGATCAAGTTTGTTCTCGCCATTCTTATGATTATGACGCTGATTTCCCAGTACATTGCTTTGATCTTGTTAAGCTAG
- a CDS encoding hydrogenase 4 subunit F → MGENILFYLPAVPLGTSLLAFGLRSRRMVEVVHFAGSSIVALLSLLLAQYVLSGQTLLALNGMLYADSLTAVLVLIIGVVGFLDGFYSIGYMRYNLAHGEVDERGVCSYYGFYHILLLTMILSALSNNIALMWVAVEATTLGSAFLVGFYKYKTSAEAAWKYVLICSVGLAFALYGTILTYSNAFAMVQDAHRAMLWTELVGMARGLDPQVMKLAFVFILIGFGAKVGLVPMHTWLPDTYSESPSPVSALLSGVLMKCALFAILRYYTIALQAVGKEFPQTLLLIFGLLSVGVSAFFILVQPDVKRKLAYSSVEHVGIIATGLGAGGTLGVLAALFHAINHSITKSLLFCTVGNVALKYGSRDSQKIRGMFKVAPVTAFLFTTGLLAVAGSPPFNIFASEFMTLMAGLQAGHFWPMILFLIFLVIVFVAFFILIGEAALGFPPEDLPRGDAGWLTLLPLGILLVLMAGLGVHLPAPLNQLLQSAVSVVLGGEI, encoded by the coding sequence GTGGGGGAGAATATTTTATTCTACCTGCCCGCGGTACCGCTGGGAACATCCCTGTTGGCTTTTGGGCTAAGGTCCCGGCGTATGGTGGAGGTTGTGCACTTTGCTGGGAGCAGTATCGTGGCTCTTCTCTCCTTGCTGCTGGCGCAGTACGTATTGAGCGGACAAACACTGCTCGCCCTTAATGGAATGCTTTACGCCGATAGCCTGACGGCGGTCCTAGTTCTTATCATCGGGGTAGTGGGGTTTCTGGACGGCTTTTACTCTATAGGATATATGCGATATAACCTAGCGCATGGCGAGGTAGATGAGAGGGGCGTCTGCTCCTATTACGGTTTTTACCACATACTCTTGTTGACCATGATTCTTTCTGCCCTATCCAACAATATCGCCCTTATGTGGGTGGCGGTGGAGGCAACCACCTTGGGTTCGGCCTTCCTGGTCGGGTTCTATAAATACAAGACATCGGCGGAAGCTGCCTGGAAGTATGTCCTGATCTGTAGCGTCGGCCTGGCTTTTGCCCTGTACGGGACCATCCTGACCTACTCCAATGCCTTTGCCATGGTGCAGGATGCTCACAGGGCGATGCTATGGACCGAGTTGGTAGGGATGGCTCGGGGTCTCGACCCGCAAGTGATGAAACTGGCCTTTGTCTTCATTTTGATCGGTTTCGGCGCCAAGGTGGGCCTGGTTCCTATGCACACATGGCTGCCTGATACTTACAGCGAATCTCCGAGCCCGGTGAGCGCCTTGCTGTCGGGTGTACTGATGAAATGCGCGTTATTTGCGATACTAAGGTATTATACCATTGCTTTGCAGGCAGTTGGCAAGGAGTTCCCGCAGACTCTGCTTCTCATCTTTGGCCTGCTTTCTGTGGGAGTCTCGGCCTTCTTCATACTAGTGCAGCCTGATGTTAAGAGGAAGCTGGCTTACAGTAGTGTTGAGCATGTAGGCATCATCGCCACCGGCCTGGGCGCAGGAGGGACGCTGGGAGTGCTTGCAGCGCTCTTTCACGCTATCAACCATAGCATCACTAAATCCCTTTTGTTTTGTACGGTGGGAAATGTGGCTCTCAAGTATGGTAGCAGGGACTCCCAAAAGATTAGGGGTATGTTCAAGGTGGCACCCGTTACTGCATTTCTGTTCACGACCGGGCTTCTGGCTGTGGCCGGTTCACCGCCTTTCAACATCTTCGCAAGCGAGTTTATGACCCTGATGGCTGGCCTGCAAGCTGGGCATTTCTGGCCGATGATACTCTTTCTTATCTTCCTGGTCATCGTCTTTGTCGCCTTTTTTATCCTTATAGGCGAGGCGGCTCTCGGTTTTCCTCCGGAGGACCTGCCCCGGGGTGACGCCGGTTGGCTGACCTTGTTGCCTCTTGGGATCCTGCTCGTGCTCATGGCCGGGCTGGGGGTACATTTACCTGCCCCGTTGAATCAATTGTTGCAGAGCGCAGTCAGCGTTGTCCTGGGAGGTGAGATTTAG
- the hyfE gene encoding hydrogenase 4 membrane subunit: MSGTSVVNALAVLLILTSMLVVETRKLQTAAYMYSIQSLVLVAIFLSLAVFMEAEPLYIWSITALITKTFLVPYLILRTLKKVGIQEEGPALETSSSIFLAVGLVALSFVVVEPFHMHAVLKLKVALAVSIAHFLLGLLCILARRNALKQILGYCLMENGSHLTLAIMAYNAPETVEIGILTDAIFAVLIMTIIARRLFKDFGTLDTDKLTLLKG; encoded by the coding sequence GTGTCCGGTACTAGCGTAGTCAACGCCCTGGCTGTGCTGCTCATCCTGACCTCGATGCTGGTAGTGGAAACCCGAAAGCTCCAGACGGCGGCGTACATGTACAGCATCCAATCCTTGGTCCTGGTGGCGATTTTTCTGTCCCTGGCCGTATTTATGGAAGCAGAACCGCTGTACATCTGGTCCATTACTGCCCTCATTACCAAGACCTTCCTGGTACCCTATCTCATCCTCAGAACCCTCAAAAAGGTAGGGATCCAAGAGGAGGGGCCGGCACTGGAGACAAGCTCGTCTATTTTTCTGGCGGTGGGCCTGGTGGCTTTATCGTTTGTGGTAGTCGAGCCTTTTCATATGCATGCGGTATTAAAGTTGAAGGTTGCGCTGGCGGTTTCTATAGCTCATTTTCTCCTCGGGTTGCTCTGCATTCTTGCTAGAAGAAATGCCCTTAAGCAGATATTGGGCTATTGCCTGATGGAAAACGGGTCGCATTTGACCCTGGCCATCATGGCCTACAATGCTCCCGAAACCGTAGAGATCGGTATCCTGACTGACGCTATCTTTGCCGTACTGATCATGACAATTATTGCCAGGCGCCTCTTCAAAGATTTCGGCACCCTGGACACGGATAAGCTCACACTACTAAAGGGTTAG
- a CDS encoding respiratory chain complex I subunit 1 family protein — protein sequence MPGNQLLLIGLVQALFVLLVAPIFTGLSRTLRAKLHSRKGPDIFQNYRDIFKLIKRQEVVPAQASWVFRLTPSIVMATTLLIAMVIPILTLQSPLGIAGDLIAVVYLLAVVRFFFALAGLDSGSGFGGIGASREMALAVLVEPTIILVLFLVALLAGSTDLGIISQKVAAGEISYYSPAVWLGMASFAVATFIETGKLPFDLAEAEQEIQEGPLTEYSGRSLAVLKWSLYMKQVVVIALFLAVFFPFGSAAVVSTSSLLVSMATFLLKVTGFYVIAALLENSMARLLLFKAPTVTWVAFGIALLSFVFYLANV from the coding sequence ATGCCCGGTAACCAGTTGCTCCTCATCGGTCTGGTGCAGGCCTTGTTTGTCCTGCTAGTAGCCCCTATTTTTACGGGCCTTTCCCGCACTTTGAGGGCGAAGCTCCACTCTAGGAAAGGTCCCGATATCTTTCAGAACTACCGGGATATATTTAAACTCATAAAAAGGCAAGAAGTGGTACCTGCCCAGGCCAGCTGGGTCTTCCGGCTTACCCCTTCTATAGTGATGGCAACCACCCTGCTCATTGCCATGGTGATTCCGATTTTAACCCTGCAGTCACCCTTGGGGATAGCCGGTGATCTCATCGCTGTCGTCTACCTGCTTGCCGTGGTCCGCTTCTTCTTTGCCCTTGCAGGTCTGGATTCCGGTAGCGGGTTCGGCGGGATAGGCGCCAGCCGGGAGATGGCCCTGGCCGTTCTCGTGGAGCCAACTATTATCCTGGTGCTGTTCCTGGTTGCCCTTCTCGCCGGGTCGACCGACCTGGGAATAATCAGCCAGAAGGTGGCGGCCGGTGAGATATCATATTATAGCCCGGCAGTCTGGCTGGGCATGGCTTCCTTTGCTGTTGCCACCTTCATCGAGACCGGCAAGCTCCCCTTTGACCTGGCGGAAGCAGAACAGGAAATTCAGGAGGGACCCCTTACAGAATATTCCGGGCGCTCCCTGGCTGTCCTGAAGTGGAGTTTGTACATGAAGCAGGTTGTGGTTATCGCCCTGTTTCTGGCCGTTTTCTTCCCGTTTGGGAGCGCGGCGGTGGTTAGCACTTCCTCCCTTCTGGTCTCCATGGCTACCTTCTTGTTGAAGGTTACCGGTTTTTACGTGATCGCTGCGCTGCTGGAAAACAGCATGGCCAGATTGCTCCTTTTTAAGGCCCCCACAGTAACCTGGGTGGCTTTCGGCATAGCCTTGCTGTCCTTCGTTTTCTACCTGGCCAATGTTTAA
- a CDS encoding hydrogenase large subunit — protein MKSQQGEKKYVEALRSKFGAVILEESWQAPDQVTLTVELNSLPEVVEETYYRQGGWLSNVVGNDERSLNGHFAVYYVLSIEEERDPHKNLWLTVKALVPSHKPEFPSVTPRVPAAVWYEREVRDMLGLEPVGLPDARRLVLPDDWPDNLYPLRKDAMDYRFRPDPVAEEENYKFIEVEGEGIVEVPLGPLHITSDEPGHFRLFVDGEYIVDADYRLFYVHRGIEKLAESRMDYDQVTFLAERICGICGYAHSVAYASAVETANGIEVPPRAQYIRTILLEVERIHSHLLNLGLAAHLVGFDSGFMHFFRVREKAMQMAEILTGGRKTYGMNLIGGVRRDILKDERDQVWRLISEIRVELDELIDLLLNTTNFISRTQGVGCLDPKVARDFSPVGPNLRGSGYVRDTRADHPYGAYDQVPWDVISKDGCDVLSRELVRAAELYESFKIIERCLAEMPPGPVLVEGFAYKPYTFALGYTEAPRGENVHWVMTGNNQRVYRWRPRASTYNNWPSLRYMFRGNTVSDAPLIVASIDPCYSCTERVTVVDVRKKKARTIAYKELEQYCRERKYSPLKL, from the coding sequence ATGAAATCCCAACAGGGCGAGAAAAAATACGTGGAGGCCTTGCGGTCTAAGTTTGGAGCGGTCATCCTTGAAGAGAGCTGGCAAGCACCGGATCAAGTAACCCTGACGGTTGAACTCAACTCCCTCCCGGAAGTTGTGGAAGAGACATATTACCGGCAGGGCGGGTGGCTTTCTAATGTTGTCGGGAATGATGAGCGCAGCTTGAACGGACACTTTGCGGTATACTACGTTTTATCCATCGAGGAAGAGCGGGATCCCCATAAAAACCTTTGGTTAACAGTAAAGGCCTTGGTTCCTTCCCATAAACCGGAGTTTCCCTCAGTAACTCCGCGGGTACCGGCGGCCGTATGGTACGAACGGGAAGTGCGGGATATGCTTGGGCTGGAGCCGGTAGGCCTCCCGGATGCGCGGAGACTGGTATTGCCCGATGACTGGCCAGATAACCTATATCCCCTGCGGAAGGACGCCATGGATTATCGTTTTCGTCCTGACCCGGTAGCAGAGGAAGAAAACTACAAGTTTATCGAGGTAGAAGGGGAGGGTATTGTCGAGGTACCTCTGGGGCCACTACACATTACTTCCGACGAGCCCGGGCACTTCCGGCTCTTTGTCGATGGCGAGTATATAGTGGACGCTGACTATCGCCTTTTCTACGTGCACCGGGGTATAGAGAAACTGGCCGAAAGCCGCATGGACTACGACCAGGTTACCTTCCTGGCCGAGCGGATTTGCGGCATCTGCGGTTACGCCCACAGCGTGGCCTATGCTTCGGCAGTGGAAACTGCCAACGGGATTGAGGTACCGCCGCGGGCCCAGTATATCCGCACCATCCTGCTAGAGGTGGAGAGAATACACAGCCACCTCCTGAATCTGGGGCTGGCGGCTCACCTGGTGGGTTTCGATTCGGGTTTTATGCATTTCTTCCGGGTACGGGAGAAGGCTATGCAAATGGCCGAAATTCTTACTGGAGGCCGAAAAACCTACGGCATGAACCTTATTGGCGGCGTACGCCGGGATATTTTAAAAGATGAGAGGGACCAGGTCTGGCGGCTGATCTCAGAGATCCGAGTCGAACTGGATGAACTGATTGACTTGCTGCTAAATACCACCAACTTTATCTCGCGAACCCAAGGAGTAGGCTGCCTAGACCCCAAGGTAGCCCGGGACTTTAGCCCGGTGGGTCCTAATCTACGGGGTTCCGGGTATGTGCGGGATACGCGGGCGGACCATCCGTATGGAGCCTACGACCAGGTACCCTGGGATGTCATTTCCAAGGATGGATGCGATGTTCTTTCCAGGGAACTGGTGCGGGCGGCAGAGCTATATGAGTCCTTTAAAATCATTGAGAGGTGTCTGGCCGAAATGCCTCCCGGCCCGGTCCTCGTGGAAGGGTTTGCTTATAAACCGTACACCTTCGCCCTCGGATATACTGAAGCCCCCAGGGGAGAAAATGTTCACTGGGTAATGACAGGAAACAACCAGAGGGTGTACCGATGGAGGCCGCGAGCTTCTACCTACAACAACTGGCCGTCCCTCAGGTACATGTTTCGGGGTAACACGGTGTCCGATGCCCCCCTCATCGTGGCCAGCATCGACCCCTGCTATTCCTGCACTGAAAGGGTTACCGTGGTCGATGTGCGTAAAAAGAAGGCGAGGACGATCGCCTACAAAGAGCTGGAACAGTACTGCCGGGAAAGGAAATACTCGCCGCTAAAACTTTAG